A region from the Nitrospinaceae bacterium genome encodes:
- a CDS encoding NAD(P)-dependent oxidoreductase, whose protein sequence is MVKKISFIGLGRMGGAIAANLLKDGFEVVGFDLDQKRVREFEVLGGTVATSIEEAARGAKVLMLSVPGDADVENVLLGDGGAISGLGRGCVVVDFSTVLPPTSEKMSAAFAEKGAFYLDAPISGNRQITRECGGTVMIGGDEAAWRRVRPVVRKISLRQYYMGASGRGALMKLVVNTVSELNRTALAEGLTFGMAGGIDGNLLLEVLASGSAYSKQIDHKGERMINSDFKDPEATTRMCVKDAEHMLTTASEIGAPMPLTALRCQLYQATARMSHGEDDPASVIDLYRSLAGEEMKTAKKKRRKK, encoded by the coding sequence ATGGTAAAAAAAATTAGTTTTATCGGCTTGGGCAGGATGGGCGGGGCAATTGCGGCCAATCTATTGAAAGATGGCTTCGAGGTCGTTGGTTTTGATCTTGATCAAAAGCGGGTCAGGGAGTTCGAAGTCCTTGGCGGCACTGTCGCTACATCCATCGAAGAGGCTGCCCGTGGTGCGAAGGTGCTCATGCTTTCGGTTCCTGGCGATGCCGATGTGGAGAATGTTCTGCTCGGCGATGGCGGCGCGATATCGGGTCTTGGTCGCGGGTGTGTTGTGGTGGATTTTTCCACGGTCCTGCCTCCGACTTCTGAGAAAATGTCGGCTGCATTCGCAGAAAAAGGAGCCTTCTATCTCGATGCCCCAATTAGCGGCAACCGGCAAATTACCCGCGAGTGCGGGGGGACGGTAATGATTGGCGGCGATGAGGCGGCCTGGCGACGCGTTAGGCCCGTAGTGCGAAAAATTTCCCTTCGCCAGTACTATATGGGGGCGAGCGGGCGTGGCGCGCTGATGAAACTTGTGGTCAACACCGTAAGCGAGCTTAATAGAACGGCTCTTGCCGAGGGCCTCACGTTTGGAATGGCGGGAGGCATCGACGGCAATTTGCTTTTAGAGGTGCTTGCATCGGGTTCGGCCTACTCGAAGCAGATTGACCACAAGGGCGAGCGCATGATCAATAGCGACTTTAAAGATCCTGAGGCGACCACGCGGATGTGCGTCAAGGACGCAGAGCATATGTTGACGACGGCCAGCGAGATAGGGGCGCCCATGCCGCTCACCGCACTTCGCTGCCAGCTTTATCAGGCGACGGCACGGATGAGTCATGGCGAGGACGATCCAGCGAGCGTGATTGATCTTTACCGGTCCCTGGCAGGAGAAGAGATGAAAACGGCTAAAAAAAAGCGTAGGAAAAAATA
- a CDS encoding phosphoglycerate dehydrogenase — MAKGVVWVGTPFILNFENPMEIFQPLVDEGLEVRLDECRGYMPEEDVIACLSDVTAVIAGAEPYTPHVIENAPNVQVITRAGVGYNNIDVPAATSRGIVVTNAAGQNSDSVAEHFFGHLIGVCRRIPWLDKNIRKGQWREIQPAMRPINGTTLGILGFGNIGKQVAKRAKVFDMEVIATDIVEDRETADSLGVRFVSLEELARESDFLTCHVPLTPETTEIINRDFLKQMKPSACLFNISRGPVVHLDDLAEALSSGVIQGAGIDVFPEEPPDFDHPIFKMENVVLTPHLGGRGEDAILNTLVHSTQTILDFFRGKRPTTVVNPEVYEVLDQGA; from the coding sequence ATGGCGAAGGGTGTTGTCTGGGTGGGAACCCCATTTATTTTGAATTTCGAGAACCCGATGGAGATTTTCCAGCCTCTCGTGGACGAGGGTCTTGAGGTGCGCCTGGATGAATGCCGGGGCTACATGCCCGAGGAGGACGTGATTGCGTGCCTTTCGGACGTCACTGCGGTCATCGCCGGGGCGGAGCCCTACACCCCTCATGTGATTGAAAACGCGCCCAACGTCCAAGTAATTACCCGTGCCGGGGTGGGCTACAATAACATTGATGTTCCCGCCGCCACATCACGGGGAATCGTCGTCACGAACGCCGCAGGCCAGAACTCTGACTCGGTAGCCGAGCATTTTTTCGGTCACTTGATAGGTGTCTGTCGGCGTATACCCTGGCTCGACAAGAACATCCGCAAGGGCCAGTGGCGCGAAATTCAGCCTGCCATGCGCCCGATTAACGGCACGACGCTTGGTATCTTGGGTTTCGGCAATATTGGCAAGCAGGTGGCAAAGCGAGCAAAGGTTTTTGACATGGAGGTCATTGCTACCGATATTGTAGAGGATAGGGAAACGGCGGATTCTCTCGGTGTCCGCTTCGTTTCGCTCGAAGAACTTGCTCGTGAGTCTGACTTTCTGACATGCCATGTTCCGTTGACGCCCGAGACCACCGAAATCATCAACCGTGATTTTTTGAAGCAGATGAAGCCAAGTGCCTGTTTGTTTAACATCTCGCGCGGACCGGTAGTCCATCTTGATGATCTGGCTGAGGCGCTTTCAAGCGGTGTCATCCAGGGTGCCGGAATCGATGTATTTCCCGAGGAGCCGCCTGATTTCGATCACCCTATTTTCAAGATGGAAAACGTGGTGCTAACGCCGCACCTGGGCGGCAGGGGAGAGGATGCCATTCTCAACACCCTTGTTCACTCGACCCAGACCATTCTCGATTTCTTCCGTGGCAAGCGGCCTACTACGGTAGTTAACCCGGAGGTGTACGAGGTGTTGGATCAAGGTGCATAA
- a CDS encoding alkanesulfonate monooxygenase (catalyzes the release of sulfite from alkanesulfonates) — protein sequence AQIREYAEAGVDRFIMHGWPHLEEAEIFGREVMPLLADLDPVSLSEPQTVSS from the coding sequence GCACAAATAAGAGAATACGCCGAGGCGGGCGTAGATCGATTTATCATGCACGGCTGGCCGCACCTTGAGGAGGCCGAGATCTTCGGGCGAGAGGTAATGCCCCTTTTGGCGGATCTTGACCCGGTTTCTTTGTCTGAGCCGCAGACGGTTTCCTCTTAA